Proteins encoded together in one Lathyrus oleraceus cultivar Zhongwan6 chromosome 5, CAAS_Psat_ZW6_1.0, whole genome shotgun sequence window:
- the LOC127083598 gene encoding uncharacterized protein LOC127083598 translates to MLKSLKRGESSLKVDVSSPSLSSWSAKSFSKDGRIISVGDCALFKPSQDRPPFIGVICSLTLGKESKLKLSVNWLYRSIEVKLSKAEPLEAAPNEVFYSLHKSEIDAELLIHPCKVAFLPKGVKLPAGISSFVCRRVYDTSNKCLRWLDDQEYLNECQEVHKLVYKTCVEMNATIQPGGRSPKPMSSPTSTSQVKSVSDSVQNSTSSFPSHVKGRKRDRVEQGSEPIKRERSIKIEDGHSSNFRHDSILKTEISKITEKGGLVDAEGVEKFVQLIVRDRNEKKIDLASRSLLAAVIAATDRLDCLSQFVQQRGLPVFDEWLQEVHKGKNSDGTGSRDGDKSVEEFLSVLLRALDKVPVNLQALKMCNIGKSVNHLRTHKNFEIQRKARGLVDTWKKRVEAEMNIKDGKSGSGPNSPCPAKSRVADIGQGGNRQSGVSSDVAMKSSVTQISTSKTSSLKIVQGENTPKSASTSAFPGHAKSVPSPVSAITSLKDGQPHVAAVNGSSDIPTANAKDEKSSSSSQSHNNSQSYNNSQSCSSDHARTGGLSGKEDARSSTAMSANKLSGGSSRHRKSINGLLGSTSSKGQRDSRSSRKSSLHKSLTSERRSQSGLIEKALDKISNEGNTPKLIVKIPNQGRSPAQRASAGSFDEPTIMNGRVASPVLSEKHDQFDHGLKEKSDFYRANIGSDVNTESWQSNDFKDVLTGSDEGDGSPAAVTDEEHCRTGNDCKKTEVSKIASLSSGNGQKAGNLQDASYSSINALIEGVKYSESDDVGMNLLASVATGEMLKSEFSTPTESPERKTTAVEQLCTGNTAVKSSEENIVRDECHSNNGLDAENKIHGSISGEMNDGNDFDCPASGGKALGELDKPVNARSKDLQQVTGTFQTGLERKGIPVEKPVPASLRALPQLQEARDGNCSKQLLEEVVSGVNAGETLGIKISSVAGLKVEAIDKLLHTSVEVDVNGDHSAERSGVDRLTNQNSPTVHRQSDSARGTDDDVLLSRGVDNPEDFNEREHGKNGDISAENHANEDKMLRTECEHVVLAMPAKSGLCSSATDFAAERVEENSDIKEVHDEDAGQELHKASSSFHSQEMDKQLDSKGSKLNAIEAEEAEECTSTTADASSMSAAAAVSDADAKVEFDLNEGFGADEGKRGELNSIATSGSAPSVRLISPVPFSASSLSYGIPASITVAAAAKGPFMLPENLLRSKGELGWKGSAATSAFRPAEPRKVMETPLVTLTTPNPDTAAGKQSRLPLDIDLNVADERILDDISSSPCARYMNIVSLEANDYNPVCNKMASPIQCSGGLGLDLNLMDEASDIGNCSASSSYKIDVPQMQVKSSLGGRSNREVSAHRDFDLNNGPSVEEITTEPLMPSQHARSSVLAQPSVSGLRMSTAELGNFSSWLPSSGNTYSAVTISSIMPDRGDQPFSIVAPNGSQRLLSPATSGNPFGTDIYRGPVLSSSRAMAYPSAPFEYPVFPFNSSFPLPSSSFSAGSTTFVYPTSGSRPCFPVVNSQLMGPASTVSSHYPRPYAVGLPEGSSSTSVETSRKWARQGLDLNAGPGGLDIEGRDEISPLASRQLSVASLQVLAEEHARIHLAGSVLKRKEPDGGRDGYTKHSSWQ, encoded by the exons ATGTTGAAATCCCTCAAACGTGGCGAATCGTCTCTTAAAGTGGATGTTTCTTCTCCATCTTTGTCTTCGTGGTCTGCTAAGTCGTTCAGTAAG GACGGTCGAATAATTAGTGTTGGTGACTGTGCGCTCTTCAAACCATCGCAAGATCGCCCACCTTTTATTGGAGTAATTTGTAGTTTGACACTTGGTAAAGAAAGTAAATTGAAGTTAAGTGTTAATTGGCTTTATCGGTCCATTGAAGTAAAACTCAGCAAAGCAGAGCCCTTGGAGGCTGCTCCCAACGAGGTTTTCTACTCCCTTCATAAGAGTGAGATTGATGCTGAATTGCTAATCCATCCTTGTAAAGTTGCATTCCTTCCTAAAGGCGTAAAACTTCCAGCAGGAATTTCATCATTTGTGTGTAGGAGGGTTTATGACACATCGAACAAGTGTTTACGATGGCTAGATGATCAAGAGTATCTTAAT GAATGCCAAGAAGTACATAAGTTAGTATATAAGACTTGTGTAGAAATGAATGCAACAATTCAGCCAGGCGGTCGGTCTCCTAAGCCAATGAGTAGCCCAACTTCAACATCACAGGTGAAATCAGTTTCAGATAGTGTGCAGAACAGTACTTCTTCCTTTCCTTCTCATGTTAAAGGGAGGAAAAGGGATAGGGTAGAGCAGGGCTCCGAGCCCATCAAGCGAGAACGTTCAATAAAAATTGAGGATGGACATTCTAGTAATTTTAGGCATGATAGCATTTTGAAGACAGAGATATCCAAAATTACAGAAAAGGGAGGGCTTGTTGATGCCGAAGGAGTCGAAAAGTTTGTGCAGCTGATAGTTCGTGATAGAAATGAAAAGAAGATAGATTTAGCTAGCCGGTCATTGCTTGCAGCTGTTATTGCAGCAACAGATAGATTGGATTGTCTTAGTCAGTTTGTGCAGCAGAGGGGTTTACCTGTATTTGATGAATGGCTCCAAGAGGTCCATAAAGGAAAGAACAGTGATGGTACTGGGTCTAGGGATGGTGATAAATCTGTTGAGGAATTTCTCTCAGTATTACTTCGGGCACTTGATAAGGTCCCGGTCAATCTACAGGCTCTAAAGATGTGCAACATTGGTAAATCTGTGAATCATTTGCGAACCCATAAAAACTTTGAAATTCAGAGGAAAGCAAGAGGTTTAGTTGACACATGGAAGAAACGTGTTGAAGCTGAAATGAATATAAAGGATGGAAAGTCTGGTTCTGGTCCCAATTCCCCCTGTCCTGCCAAATCACGGGTTGCTGATATTGGTCAAGGTGGGAATAGACAGTCAGGCGTGTCATCTGATGTTGCCATGAAGAGTTCAGTTACACAGATTTCTACATCTAAAACTTCTTCCTTGAAGATTGTCCAGGGTGAGAACACGCCTAAATCTGCATCCACATCTGCATTTCCAGGACATGCAAAATCAGTGCCTTCGCCTGTATCTGCAATTACGAGCTTAAAAGATGGACAGCCCCATGTCGCCGCTGTCAATGGCAGTTCTGATATTCCTACCGCCAATGCAAAGGATGAGAAAAGTAGTAGTTCTAGTCAATCTCACAACAACAGTCAATCTTACAACAACAGTCAATCTTGTTCTAGTGACCATGCTAGAACCGGGGGTCTTTCGGGAAAGGAGGATGCCAGAAGCTCTACTGCAATGAGTGCAAATAAGTTATCAGGTGGCTCTTCACGGCATCGGAAATCTATCAATGGACTCCTAGGTTCAACTTCATCCAAAGGGCAAAGGGATAGTCGGTCAAGTAGGAAGTCCTCCTTGCACAAAAGTTTAACTTCAGAGAGAAGATCTCAATCTGGATTAATTGAAAAAGCACTTGATAAAATTTCAAATGAAGGCAATACTCCCAAGCTAATTGTTAAAATTCCAAACCAAGGTAGAAGTCCTGCTCAAAGGGCCAGTGCTGGTTCTTTTGATGAACCTACAATCATGAATGGTAGAGTTGCTTCTCCTGTTCTTTCGGAGAAGCATGATCAGTTTGATCACGGTTTAAAGGAAAAGAGTGACTTTTATCGAGCCAATATTGGCTCTGATGTTAACACTGAATCTTGGCAGAGTAATGATTTTAAAGATGTATTGACTGGCTCTGATGAAGGCGATGGATCCCCTGCTGCAGTTACTGATGAAGAGCACTGTAGGACTGGCAATGATTGTAAGAAAACAGAGGTATCAAAAATTGCTTCCTTGTCATCTGGGAACGGACAAAAAGCTGGGAATTTGCAGGATGCTTCTTACAGTTCCATAAATGCTTTAATTGAAGGTGTTAAGtactctgaatctgatgatgtTGGAATGAATCTTCTTGCTAGTGTGGCTACTGGAGAGATGTTGAAATCTGAATTCTCGACACCAACTGAGTCTCCAGAACGAAAAACTACTGCTGTTGAACAGCTGTGCACAGGCAACACTGCAGTTAAGTCCTCTGAAGAAAATATTGTGCGGGATGAATGCCACTCAAATAATGGTCTTGATGCTGAAAATAAAATACATGGTTCTATATCTGGCGAGATGAATGATGGTAATGATTTTGATTGTCCGGCATCTGGAGGAAAAGCTCTAGGTGAGCTAGATAAGCCTGTTAATGCACGTAGTAAGGATTTGCAACAGGTTACAGGAACTTTTCAAACTGGATTAGAAAGAAAAGGAATACCAGTTGAAAAGCCTGTTCCTGCTTCATTGCGCGCACTTCCTCAATTGCAAGAAGCTAGGGATGGTAACTGTAGTAAGCAGCTCCTGGAAGAGGTTGTGAGTGGAGTGAATGCTGGTGAAACTCTTGGTATTAAGATAAGTAGTGTTGCTGGACTTAAGGTGGAAGCAATTGACAAATTGTTACACACATCTGTGGAAGTGGATGTAAATGGTGATCACAGTGCTGAACGATCAGGCGTCGACAGACTGACGAATCAAAATTCTCCCACTGTTCACAGACAATCCGATTCAGCTAGAGGAACAGATGATGATGTACTCCTATCTCGTGGTGTTGATAATCCTGAAGACTTCAATGAACGAGAGCATGGAAAAAACGGCGATATTTCTGCCGAGAACCATGCTAATGAGGATAAAATGCTAAGAACTGAGTGTGAACATGTTGTCTTGGCTATGCCTGCGAAAAGTGGTTTGTGTTCTAGTGCAACTGATTTTGCTGCTGAGCGTGTGGAGGAAAATTCAGATATAAAAGAGGTTCATGACGAAGATGCTGGACAGGAGCTTCACAAAGCTTCATCTAGCTTTCATTCACAAGAAATGGATAAACAACTGGATTCTAAAGGATCAAAACTGAATGCCATTGAAGCAGAAGAGGCTGAGGAGTGCACCTCTACCACAGCAGACGCTTCTTCTATGTCTGCTGCTGCTGCTGTGTCAGATGCAGATGCAAAGGTTGAATTTGACTTAAATGAGGGGTTCGGTGCCGATGAGGGAAAGCGTGGTGAGTTAAACAGCATTGCCACATCTGGGAGTGCACCTTCTGTTCGATTGATCAGTCCTGTACCATTTTCTGCTTCATCTTTGTCTTATGGTATTCCTGCATCAATCACTGTGGCTGCTGCTGCAAAGGGCCCCTTCATGCTGCCTGAGAATTTATTGAGAAGTAAAGGGGAACTTGGTTGGAAAGGGTCAGCTGCTACTAGTGCATTCCGGCCAGCTGAGCCCAGGAAGGTTATGGAAACACCTCTTGTTACACTAACCACCCCTAATCCTGATACTGCCGCGGGAAAGCAGAGTCGACTACCATTAGATATTGACTTGAATGTGGCCGATGAAAGAATACTAGATGATATTTCATCTTCACCTTGTGCTCGTTACATGAATATTGTATCTCTTGAAGCCAATGATTATAATCCAGTATGCAATAAGATGGCCTCTCCTATTCAGTGTTCTGGTGGTCTTGGACTTGACTTAAACCTAATGGATGAAGCTTCTGATATCGGTAATTGCTCTGCAAGCAGTAGTTATAAGATAGATGTACCTCAAATGCAGGTGAAATCATCATTGGGTGGCCGTTCAAATAGAGAAGTGAGTGCCCACAGGGACTTTGATTTGAATAATGGACCTTCAGTTGAGGAAATCACCACTGAACCATTGATGCCCTCTCAGCATGCCAGGAGCAGTGTGCTAGCACAACCATCTGTGTCTGGACTTAGGATGAGTACTGCCGAGCTAGGTAACTTTTCTTCATGGCTTCCTTCCAGTGGCAACACCTATTCTGCTGTTACGATATCTTCAATTATGCCTGATAGAGGGGATCAGCCCTTTTCAATTGTTGCCCCTAATGGATCACAAAGATTGTTGAGTCCTGCCACTAGTGGCAACCCATTTGGAACTGATATTTATAGGGGGCCAGTATTGTCATCTTCTCGTGCAATGGCATATCCATCTGCTCCATTTGAATACCCTGTTTTCCCTTTTAATTCCAGCTTTCCTCTTCCATCATCGTCATTTTCTGCTGGATCGACTACCTTTGTGTATCCAACATCAGGCAGTCGACCTTGCTTCCCTGTGGTAAATTCGCAGTTGATGGGGCCTGCCAGTACAGTTTCATCCCATTATCCCAGGCCTTATGCCGTTGGCCTTCCAGAAGGTAGCAGTAGTACTAGTGTTGAGACCAGTAGGAAATGGGCAAGACAGGGCTTAGATCTTAATGCTGGACCTGGAGGTTTAGACATAGAGGGGAGAGATGAAATCTCACCTCTTGCATCAAGGCAACTCTCTGTTGCCAGTTTGCAGGTCCTAGCTGAGGAGCATGCAAGGATCCATCTGGCTGGTAGTGTTCTTAAGAGGAAGGAGCCTGATGGTGGGCGGGATGGCTACACCAAACATTCCTCATGGCAATAG